The sequence GCTATCAGGTAATCACTAGAAATTAATTCAGTAAGCATTGAAAGGGGAGAACGTGGCTGAGCTTGACTGAGTACTGAATCCAATGCCCGGCGTTAAGAAAGTCAGTTGTTAAACCTACCACATGCATCCCATGAGAAGGCCTGGAGCTGGAGGTAACATTAATTCTGCTGTAACAAGCTTGTGTCTTGGGGCTCTAGGCAGGGGGAAAACCACCACCGACTGTCAGGTTGGTTTTATGTTTCTCAAACTACTTCAGATCCAAATCCCTGTGCGTGTCTGTCTGAATCTAAGATCTGGGGCATGTTTAATACTGCAGGGCTAAACTTGAagttttttttgctgtcttgaAGGAAAAGCCTATCTTATGGGCTAAGACATGCTACTGAATCACTGTCTTTCAGGCTCTACCTTCCCAGGAATGAGCTGGATAATCCTCACAAGTCTAAAACGTGGAAAGTCTACAGTGAGAAGTTTGCTGTGGAGGTGAACTTCACTGAACCATAAGGGAAagctgaaagaaggaaaacacttAAACTTGTCTCTCTTCCTGAAGACTCTTTTGCTGCTTCGGTAAAGCGAAGTGGTCTGGCTGTGATGTACTTAATGTATTTCTATGTAGATACAACTTTCTCAAATAAACTGACCTGAAGTTCTGTTGTGCAGAGCAATAATCCCCTGGAGAATTACTTAATGTCGCTGTCACGTTGTGCTAACGAGCTGTTGGATCTGTGTAGATGTGTTTACATACAGGTAATCCCTTCTCTACTACCTGGCCACTGTCTCTAAGCAGGAGCGTTCCCGTGTTGGTGGGTGGAGAACAGCAGtctggggtgctgctggagtACCCAAGGCACCTTCCCCTAGCATCAGGGTTTCTGTACCGGCCCCTAGAATTAAGGGGATCTTGGAGGTGGAAGAAAAGTATTCTGGCACAGGCAGGTGAGCGTTCTTGTGTGGAAGTCTTGATGTTGGACTCCTCATCAGAAATCCAGTGCTGCCAGGTTTTGAGCAACACCTGGCCTGGGAGTGACTGTGGGAGATGGGactgcacagctcctgctctgccctggaCTTCCCAAGGGCTGAGGTGTGACACAGCTGGGTCTCGTCAGCTCAGGAGCATGCCAGCTGCTTGGGCTCAGTTAGCCAGGCCTCAAGACCGGGATGAGATGGTTTTGGTCTGTGCTTTTGTAGCTTCGCAGTAATACTGCAGCTGCTTGCTGATCTCCCTCCTGAGCTATACATAAAAACTTTCAGGATGCTTATTCTGTTTCCAGCAGCTCTTCTGTGGATACTGTTCAAGCCTTCCTTGATGTGAAGCAGTCATTGAGGTTAGTTTCTTGGTTGTGTTAATTCTTATAGTTAAGAACCACGAGAGGCAGGGGACTAACAAAATTCCGAACTTCTATTGCTAATGCCCCATTAGCAAAGTAGGCAGAGATTCTTTACCTTTCACGTGCTTAACCGAGGCTCATGGCCGATTATGAGCTCATGGTGCTTGTCTACCAGTTCTTTCTGTAACCCATAAACATCCAGTGGTTAGAAAATAGGCTGTGAGGCAGTGACGGAGGCCAGAGTGCTTAAGGGAGGGCTGTCCCGAACAGGGTGGTTGACCTAActtaaggaaaacagaaagcttttcctCAGTTGGATGTCCTATGGTGGTGTATAATGCTCTACACCCGAAGCATCCATCTAGCTGTGTTAAATTAATCTTAGTGAACAGGCAGTCTAAAGAAGTAAGTAAGTACTGTCTGGCTTGAACTTTTGATAAATTAAAAtaggctgggtgttagggaaaggttctgcacccagtgggtggttgggcactgggacaggctccccagggcagtggtcacagcactgagtctGCTGGacttcaagaagtgtttggacaatacTCAgcatggttttttttggggtggtcctttgggggACCCATGAGTTGCAGTCTTGCTTCAGAGGCTGTAAGAACCCTATTAAAGAAGGCACTGCACATTAAGCTTAGGAACATGGTCTTGGAACTGCCTCTCGAGGCTCAGGGTTGGCAGTGAAGTTAAGACAACCCCGGCAGTGCTGCTACCGGctagaggaaaaggaagagaagtccCTTTGTTATAGGAGCGAGACCGAAGCTGAGTCACTAGAGGGCGACCGAGAAGAATGCTGGTAAGGCCTTTGTCTGGACCGAATGTACTTGGAGCTGGAATATGATGCCACTTTATTGCCGCTAGCGGTGTCTGCTGACCAAGTTCCTTTTAGCTTAGCTCTGGCAACTGGATAGCGCTGCCCTGGGCTGCCCTTTCTGAGCGGCTGCGGGGCAGTTAAGGTTCCCCTTCTTCCTGCTGTGAAGCAAGCTACTCAGGTGATGGGGCAAGAGTAAAGGCTGTAACAGCAAAAAGAGCAGGGTGTTTTACTTAACTGCATATTTCACATATTtcagctgggggagaggggagaaataAGCAAAATAGCTGTACAAGAGTTGTTGCATTGCGTGTCAGAAGTCCAACACCCCCTTTTCAACCACTGCTAACAATACTGCTGCAGCACATTCAGCAACTAACCTCTGGCTTCAGGGTAGTGGGCGCTCATCCTTCACCCCTGGACCTGAGGTCACCCATGTCTGTTCTCAGCGTTCTTCTGGCAGGAACCTTACTCTTACAGCATGCAGCATGTTAATCAACAGTCCAGGGCCTTGAGGTAAACCCTAATATTAGAACTGACTTCCATACTAACAAAGCAACAGACCAAGGGCTGAAGTAGGGCTCTTCTACAATAGAGTACTTGTATGTTTAAAGCATGGTAAGTCTACAGTTGCTTCACAGCACCTTGTAGCTCTTGCTGCAAGTGGGAGGGACTTATAGAAGCAGTAAGGGTTCCTGAAACCCCTTTTCCTTCAGAGGGGTGGTGACACCGACTtcaccctctgctctgcagttagGTAAGTTTGGTGTTATTGCATGAACAACAGTCAGGTAGTCAGCTGAATCAAACTTTATTCCAGTGAATTTCTGTACCAACATTGCAAAGTTCTCAGGTGAACAATTGATACGTGTGTACAGCTTAGGTAACTGTAGCTATAAAAATTACTGCTTAGTTTGACTCTGAAAGGTAAACTCTCAAAACATGTGCCTGCTTCTGCCACCAGCTTCTTGCTGTAGGTGGGTCTAAAAAAATCCTGCTTCTCTTGAAGCCTGAACTTCGGTATTAAAAATTGCAACtgagctttaaaaaatgaaagcaaagaccAAAGAGAAATCTAAGAAATAGATTTCAGTATTCCAATGCTATGACTTCTGTTCTTAACTTCTCATAACTATTGTAACCACACAGAAATGCAGTATATCTCTTGGGTAGACAACTTTAGGAAGGGGAAGGCTGAGGACTTTTGAAGTCCTACTCTGCTACCTgaattatttaaacatttgGCATAAACTCCTTTTTAAAGAATGGGTTATTCACAGTGCTACTGTCCTTAGTGTACCAGGCAGTCAAGGTAAGTCAGCACAACAGGCACTGAAGACTCTTCAGCTGTGCGCTGCTTTTAACTGCCTCTTTCACATGTGCGAAAGAGTCTGTGCTGCACATGAAGACTCACAAAGCAAGAAGGGTTTAGGGAACTGCAGCAaacacctttttctttcctcaaaacAGGCTATAGCCATGACGTGGAGTAGCCAGTTTAAGATTACTCTGGCTCCCCTCCAAGAGGCAGTAGATACTGAGACATTTTCATCCATCTAAAGCTTTTCCCTCTGCCTGGGGCTATGAAACAAGCTGTAACATACAAAACTGAGCTGTTTCAGCTGTGACTTGTCACAGCAACTGTAACTTGCCCATAAGTTGCTAATTTTGGTGTAGCTCTGATGTTGGTGGGTTAAAGAGCTCTGCTAACCCTGAGAGTAGCTTGTCTGTGCCCTCCCTAAGGGCAGATATGCTACACCACACAGACAGCATCCCTCTGTACAACTCCAGGTCTTATTTGAATGTTGTTCCTTTGAgacttgctttctcttttctctctcttttcttcttctcccaggaCTGGGACTACGCTGCTGCTTACAAGGCAGAGCATGCTTATATGAAAATTATACTTCAAGAATGCAGGGAGCAGCTAGAAAAATAGGTGTTACAATATCATTTTTGGCTTATACTAACTGCCCTTGTGCTGCATGTTGAATCAAGTAACACGAAGAAGCAGGCATGCCCTCCAGGCCTGACAGTAATACGAACAGTCCATTCACATGAGCAGTTTCCACTCAGCTGAAGAGACCCAGCACATGGCACATGTGGCAGGACTCCAGCCCAAGTCAGCTCTACACCTCAGAGACTGTGGTGTCAGTTGTCTTCAAGAACTCAGCTGTAGCTTTCTGTTCTCCTTCAGCTTCCTGTCCTTCAAGCACAGACTCAGCCCCACCAAGGTGACCTGACCAGGAGCCTGCACGTTACAGCTTTATAATTGGAAGCAGCAGCTATTTCCAGCAGTTCCTCTTACATTAAGTGTTTAACGTACTCCAGCACTTTTTGGAAGGTTTTAGAGAACAATTGTTACAAATGAACTCCCTAAAACCacttacttcatttttttttaatctcaaataTGGGCATATCTCAGCTGTAGGTCAAGCACGTGAACACTTCCTACTTCGTTAGGCCCAGTCACAGGGCCAGAGTATGCAGTCAGACACCAACTGCACTGCTCCTGGACAGTCACAGGGCAAAAGGGAGCTAGAAAAGGAGCCTGAACAAGTCACAGCCCTTTCTGCACATACCATTAAAACCAACATGTTAAGGTGTCTTTTTAGCACCATTACAGGCAGGAAAAGACATTTCTGACATGCAACATACCCAGTGCAGAATCTGCAAGCTGGAGATGATCCTGCTGGTCCAATTCAAGAAGCATGTACACATCtttataaaaaaatcacttgaatTTAGAAGATTACAAATCCTAAACTGGAAATGAGTTCTTAAAATTAGGTCACTGATCTGGCACTGCTCAGACCACACTGTGATCTAGAGGTTTTTGATCATTTAAAAGGTTGTTCTCCGTTTGCTAGAAGGTGTCAGTAGGAATCTACTTGTTTCATCATAAGCTTCCGGCTGTACTCATAGGCCAGGAACAGCGCCCCATTGGCCAGGAATGCGCGGATCATAGTTGGCTTCAGTCCAGAATACAAGGCAAGCACACCTGGAAATTAAATCAGACCTGGTTAGCAATTTATTAAAATGCCCATCAGCACCAAACGCTCTTCTTTCATCTTTGAAGGCTATTGAtgaggcagtgctgctgctgagggggGCAGATGCACGCACACAGCTGAACCCTCTCCTGGAGCAGCTAACCGGAGTGCTACTGGATATAGATAGAGGACTGTCTAGAGTTGCAACCTGAGTTTAGTCTTTTAAGTTTCTAATGTAAGCACCTGAAGTTATCTCAGGCATGACAGGGTCTTCAGAAGGCTACATTGCTCAGAGGATACAGCTCACAGCAGCTGTACTACAACTGGCAGAACGAATGGACAGAGCTCCAAAATAGTTGTGCCCAAGTTGAACTCCTCCTCTGAGGAATTAGCTTCCCCCATAACAGGGCCAGGAGTGGTACCTGCTGCCATTTGTGTTCTTACACCATCTCCTGAAGTGCCTGGTACAGGCCTTTTCCAGAGGAGATGCTTAGGTAGAAGCTCCGAGTTGCCAGTCTAGGTAAGACTCATTTACTAATTTGACTCCTTGCTGTCAGCCACATACCAGCTTCTAGAGGTAAAGAGAAATTCTCTACCAAACTTTACTGGTTCCTTCAATGTTCATGTATAGGTTTGGTCACAGGTAATGGAATTCATTCATTTGTCTGCTTTTACTGCTTACTAAGCTTTTGTTAGCCTTAAGTGATTTGTCTCCTGAACCAAAAGATATGGCACAATGCAGCATGTCTCAGTTTCTGGATTCCAAGACTTCCAAACTACAAGCATCATCACTATTTCTATTAGAAACTCAGTCTCTAACACACCATCAATGGACAAGATTTCTTAAGCACTTCTTGGTACCAGAGGAAATGGGTTTGGAACTGGAGCCCATCAGATTCACTTGCTATCCTGCATCCTCACCTTCAGTTCTCACAAGAGTTACAAATGTTCCCATAAAGCCCGTCTGCTTCCCAGCCATGGAGAGAACCTGAATTCTAGATTTAACACAATCCACGGGATACACAGCGATCCACAGACAGCTGCCTCCAAAACCTCCACTTAGCAGCAAGGGAATGGGACCTAAGGTTAAGAAACAAGATTTTAAGCACACCACAAACCATTCACCAACGTAAACATCATGTTATTTCTGCAGAAGtcaaagagaaggcagagggacTTGCTTATGACAAAAGAGCAATTTCTGCTTCCCCACAAACTTTAAGTTAATTTTAAGCCACTGCTAAGTTGCAGGTCTAGCCAAAAGCTCAAAGGTTATAAGGAGTGCCCTGTAGTTTATTGGCCATGCTAAGAAAGCACAACTCAGAGCTATATTTTGACTGCGTTAACTAAATTAACTCTACTGCTTTCACACTTATAACCACTTCCCAGTGCTAATTATGAAACAGTTTAGAGTAATGTTACAGTGATGCTGATCAACGCCACAGTGATCAGAGTGAGTTTTTTGTTACAGTGAAATTTGTgatcatttttcatgtttttcattttgtgtttcagttcagatttttaaagatgttttgcaAAAACAAGAGTTTAGAATACATGCAGCTGACATACTAACTCCCGGCAAGACAAAGTAGCATTGTTCAGTCTTTCAGAAGGAGACAAATGATCTTTATTCTGGCATCTCCTCCTTTTTAAAGGTCTAATTTTCAGTCTCAGTGTTCTTATCATTGTAATGACATCTAATGGTCAGCATGCATTCGTACACCATTCAAGGTGATACAACTAAAGACTCAAATATCGCTCCAAACAGCTGCTGAAATAGAATAGTTCAGAGATGTTACTGCAATGTCAGATATTTAACGAGTTTTGTAATGCTACTGCTAGCTCActctatttgttttctgtttacaaTATATCCTGCTCCATTAGAAAGTGATGACCTCAGTAATTAATTACTGTGTATATACAAAGTGCAGATCTTTGTATTCTGTATGCCCAGTTccctttgttttaaatgtgttttacatCTGCTGTGCATCATCAGCATAGCTTCAAGGGAATGTGCCCCCCCTCCCTCATGTACCCCATGACAGCCCGCTAGAACCCGCCTGGAAGAAGGGCACCGTACCTAATTCATCTTTTGATCTCCCAGAGGCAAAGAACGTCCGGCTCAGTTCATACCCtccaaagaagaagaaatagccCGGGACTTCCCGCAGCAAAGTGCTTGACAGGCCACGGTAAAATCCGAGGGGACCATCCTTTTGGATAACACTCTTCACTACTGACCAAACTGTGCTGGTAGAGAGGTTGATCCAGTTAGTGATGCTTAATAGCGAAGGTTACAGAACAACGAGCTACTGGGCTACAAGTCAGAGTTAGGCCAGTGTGCAGAGAGCAGGACTCAAGCAAAAATCTGAACAAGATCCTGCCTGAGCCTGTCTGTCATTGGCATCCACTTTTACTAGTGCCTGAGGGCTCTCCAGGCATGTGCCCCATCACAGCTCTTCTCTGACTAAGAAGAAATGTGGCACTGCTGAGCcagcacagaattaaaaataatagaaacacATGCAAGGGATTCAGAGGTAAGGGACAGGGACTATACTTACTTGTGCCCCTGCACTATCTTTCCCGACAGCTGCATTTCATGCATGGCCTGCAGCCGGCACTTCACCAGCTCCGTGGGGCAGAGGACCAGGGTGGCGAAGGCGGAGGCGAAGGAGCCTGCAGCGGCGTTCTGCAGATCACTGCAAGAGAGAAACTGCAGAGGGTATTTGGGCACCGGCCTTCGGCGCAGCAGGGCCGCTGCACCAGCTATCAGCTTCTTGAACCTGTACCACAAGAATTATCAAACCGAAGGACAGTCCTAGGGGAAAGGCTCTCAAGAGGAAGGGCAGCTCCTTGAACCAGGGAGATGAAGGACATAGCTCATCCCATCTTCACGTTCAACTCATACACATCCTTTTGACACCCAAAAATATGTATTGCAAcctttaccctttttttttttttgctgtgttacTGATTGCAGCAgaataaacacaaacaaacctTCCCCTTCGTAGCTTTATAAAAGCTTCCATACACTTTTGTTTTAGTGGGTAGTTTTGGGGGACCAGTTACTACTGCAAAGAGCAATAATTGCCTGATGTAGTTCACACTCTTCTCAAGTGCACCTCAGGAGTAATAACAAAGGTTTTCAGTGGGAGGTGGTAGGAGTCTGAGACTAAGGCACACTGGACCACTGTAATTCACCACTATTAGACACGTGCCATGAATGCAACCCACGTGAACTGGAGATAGTGCAGACACAGATGACACCCCTGAACAAGACAGCAGCGTGATCTGCGTTAACCCTCAGCACTACAAACTGGGACTTTCTGTGGTGACCTTACACACCTACAGCAGAGATTAAACCTACAACTTCTCACCTCACGGTAGCATCATGAAACTTAAGTGGTGACATGAAACAAGCCTTGTGTCATATTCAGATACTGCAGTGAAAGAACTGTCAAGCTGGAAGAAATCAATAACCGTCTGTAGAGCAGCAACTGAGTAAATACGAAATGGCAACACCGATTACACAATCCTCCTGCAGCACACACAGCTTGGTGTAACCGGGATCTGAGATGCACTAAAACTCAAGACAGAGTAAGacagttaaaaatacagtatatgGCTGAGCCCTGCAGTCATTAAGTGATGAGCAAGGTAATAAGGTTACACACTTTCTTACCCCAATTCCTCAGTATGAGAAAGGTGCCTTCCAGCTATGTGCTGAAGGGTACACAGaatcttttctccttcaaggagagaaaaaacagaactctCTGTTAAGTCTGATAGCATCTAACAGAGGTAAAGACCTAGAACTAGACTTCACCATAATACAAATCTCTTCTACTTTTGCCTGTCTTGATATTTAATTCTACATCCAACAGTTTAACTAGGCCTGCTGTTTAGGCTTTGGTCTTTAATGTATCAAACCTCATTGCACAAGTGATGAGCCTTGAATCCTGTTCAAGTTCCCTCTTAACTCAAGTGagtaattcagtatttttccgGGTGGGAAAGTTTTGACCACGCAACACGGGAGCAAGAATCGTCCACTCT comes from Anser cygnoides isolate HZ-2024a breed goose chromosome 1, Taihu_goose_T2T_genome, whole genome shotgun sequence and encodes:
- the SLC25A15 gene encoding mitochondrial ornithine transporter 1, with translation MRINSALQAAIDLTAGAAGGTACVVTGQPFDTAKVKMQTFPDMYKGIVDCFVKTYKQVGFRGFYKGTSPALVANIAENSVLFMCYGFCQQIVRKIVGVDRKTKLSDLQNAAAGSFASAFATLVLCPTELVKCRLQAMHEMQLSGKIVQGHNTVWSVVKSVIQKDGPLGFYRGLSSTLLREVPGYFFFFGGYELSRTFFASGRSKDELGPIPLLLSGGFGGSCLWIAVYPVDCVKSRIQVLSMAGKQTGFMGTFVTLVRTEGVLALYSGLKPTMIRAFLANGALFLAYEYSRKLMMKQVDSY